In Rhododendron vialii isolate Sample 1 chromosome 9a, ASM3025357v1, the following are encoded in one genomic region:
- the LOC131300096 gene encoding glucan endo-1,3-beta-glucosidase-like, whose translation MDKFKRKSTYPNLILLNISTLLLTLHITAVTSIGANYGTTADNLPPPAQVAQFIKTQTTIDRVKIFDMDPDIISAFANTNIPLTVTIANGDFPPLANLTAAQAWVASNIAPVYPKTTIEYILIGSEVLLWGDGTMFGTLVPAMNAVYNACVLAGFPDIKVTTAHSLGILNSSVPPSSASFLFGWQQYFLTPMLEYHRRSKSPFMVNPYPYFALNSNDTDFVLFEPNPGVFDPVTGMNYTNMYDLQLDAVYVSMKKLGFPDVDIAVGETGWPSAGDPGMVLCTVQNAQWYNLNVVKRAGSGVGTPLMPGRNFETFLFALFNEDQKTGGTIEKHWGLFYPNMTAVYDIGITRQAQPGGGGATPTPVTPTSGKQWCVPKKGATDTSLLANINWACTSGGEDCSAIKAGGACFNPNTVWSHAAYIMNAYYQAKGLQFFNCDFAGTGSVTTSDPSYGTCIYSA comes from the exons ATGGACAAATTCAAGAGAAAATCCACATATCCAAATCTCATACTACTCAATATTTCCACTCTCCTCCTCACCCTCCACATCACCGCCGTAACGTCCATCGGCGCCAACTACGGCACCACGGCCGACAACCTCCCCCCACCAGCCCAAGTCGCCCAATtcatcaaaacccaaaccaccaTCGACCGCGTCAAGATCTTCGACATGGACCCGGACATAATCAGCGCCTTCGCCAACACCAATATCCCCCTCACCGTCACCATCGCCAACGGCGACTTCCCCCCGCTGGCCAACCTGACCGCCGCCCAGGCCTGGGTCGCGTCCAACATCGCGCCCGTCTACCCTAAGACCACAATCGAGTACATCCTCATCGGGTCCGAGGTCCTCCTCTGGGGCGACGGGACCATGTTCGGGACCCTGGTCCCAGCCATGAACGCAGTCTACAACGCCTGCGTCCTGGCCGGGTTCCCCGACATCAAGGTCACCACCGCCCACTCTCTCGGCATTTTAAACAGCTCCGTCCCGCCCAGCTCGGCCAGCTTCCTGTTCGGGTGGCAACAGTACTTCTTAACCCCTATGCTCGAATACCACCGCAGGAGTAAATCGCCTTTCATGGTCAACCCGTACCCGTACTTCGCGTTGAACTCCAACGATACCGACTTCGTTTTGTTCGAGCCCAACCCGGGGGTTTTCGACCCGGTTACGGGCATGAACTACACTAACATGTACGACTTGCAGTTGGACGCGGTGTACGTGTCGATGAAGAAGTTGGGTTTTCCGGACGTGGACATCGCGGTGGGGGAGACCGGGTGGCCGTCGGCGGGTGACCCGGGAATGGTTCTGTGCACGGTGCAGAACGCGCAGTGGTACAACTTGAACGTGGTGAAGAGGGCCGGGTCGGGCGTCGGGACGCCGCTGATGCCGGGCCGGAACTTCGAGACGTTTCTGTTTGCGCTGTTTAATGAGGATCAGAAGACGGGTGGGACAATTGAGAAGCACTGGGGGTTGTTCTACCCCAACATGACGGCGGTTTACGACATCGGCATTACGCGACAAGCTCAG CCCGGTGGCGGTGGTGCGACGCCAACACCGGTTACTCCCACATCAGGAAAACAGTGGTGTGTGCCAAAGAAGGGAGCTACCGACACCTCGTTGCTAGCAAACATAAACTGGGCGTGCACTTCTGGAGGAGAAGATTGCAGTGCCATTAAAGCCGGCGGGGCGTGCTTCAACCCTAACACCGTCTGGTCCCACGCCGCGTACATCATGAATGCTTACTATCAGGCCAAGGGTCTCCAGTTTTTCAACTGCGACTTCGCTGGCACCGGATCTGTGACGACCTCTGACCCAA GTTATGGTACATGTATATAC